The Helianthus annuus cultivar XRQ/B chromosome 16, HanXRQr2.0-SUNRISE, whole genome shotgun sequence genome includes a window with the following:
- the LOC110916071 gene encoding uncharacterized protein LOC110916071 isoform X3, with amino-acid sequence MHLLYNLKVAVGDYKKQHSMMLSFCYLFLLLNLIMYQSHLSRLENSALSAPLRLQVCLQSTIKMQAKGRDPILLKKMMIHHPGRSQIFFY; translated from the exons ATGCATCTTCTCTATAACTTAAAg GTGGCAGTTGGAGATTATAAGAAGCAGCATTCTATGATGCTGAGCTTCTGTTATCTGTTTCTTCTACTAAATCTCATCATGTATCAG TCTCACTTGTCTCGCCTCGAGAACTCCGCTCTCAGTGCACCTTTGCGATTGCAG GTATGTCTGCAAAGCACGATCAAAATGCAAGCAAAAGGAAGAGATCCGATACTGTTaaagaagatgatgattcacCATCCTGGTCGATCCCAGATATTCTTTTATTAA
- the LOC110916204 gene encoding Golgi SNAP receptor complex member 1-2 gives MDQESGWEELRKEARKIEGDLDVKLSSYAKLGARVTQGGFADPDTPSMGSNRSWKSMEMEIQSLLEKLLDVNDSMSRCAASAAPTTSVTQKLARHRDILHEFSQEFRRIKGNISAMTEHAELLSSVRDDISEYKASGSPRMQILRERAAIHGSIAHMDDVITQAQTTRAALGTQRAMFGDVQGKVKQLSDKFPIVRGLIGSIRRKKSRDTLILSAVIAACTLFLIIYWLSK, from the exons ATGGATCAGGAATCGGGTTGGGAAGAACTGAGGAAAGAAGCTCGTAAGATCGAAGGCGATCTCGATGTCAAACTCTCTTCTTACGCAAAGCTCGGTGCTCGTGTCACTCAAGGAG GTTTTGCTGATCCTGATACACCAAGTATGGGCTCCAACCGTTCATGGAAGTCGATGGAGATGGAAATACAGTCGTTACTTGAGAAGTTGCTGGATGTGAATGATTCCATGAGTCGATGTGCTGCGTCTGCAGCACCTACTACTTCTGTTACGCAAAAGTTGGCGAGGCACAGGGATATACTTCATGAGTTTAGCCAG GAATTTAGACGAATCAAAGGAAACATAAGCGCGATGACAGAGCATGCTGAGCTCCTAAGTTCTGTAAGAGATGATATCAGTGAGTACAAG GCATCTGGAAGCCCAAGAATGCAGATACTAAGGGAGCGAGCTGCTATCCATGGAAGCATAGCACAT ATGGATGATGTGATAACTCAGGCTCAAACAACTAGAGCAGCCTTGGGGACTCAGAGGGCCATGTTTGGTGACGTTCAAGGGAAAGTTAAACAACTGAGTGACAAGTTCCCTATCGTTCGTGGCCTAATTG GCTCTATTAGAAGGAAGAAATCAAGGGATACTCTCATCCTATCAGCTGTCATAGCGGCTTGTACGTTGTTTCTTATTATATATTGGCTTTCAAAGTGA
- the LOC110916071 gene encoding uncharacterized protein LOC110916071 isoform X1 yields MHLLYNLKVAVGDYKKQHSMMLSFCYLFLLLNLIMYQVCMSAKHDQNASKRKRSDTVKEDDDSPSWSIPDILLLIMMRLGIVDFLAFSGVCKLWRTIALTNRKEFLLSRQRMAIRISTRVANRKECWLEDCDGRVFRTILPRSSGRTCVGLVSGYVILFGRKTRDFRLVNPITRHEVNFPRFPFHVVVGPNAFQGTLVFSRTADRWVFVISSRHSRTVSFSFNGKRGSWTHLSSDVPISDLAFFKGKIYTLNKDIGLCEVRLGPNPTLTPLKMKNSLTSHVLLPEFGIFGEKLFVTGYRPYDPFPVEVDVDEVRWVIKKPEFCEDPDMLYRWVSYVNRSGEGRKTRVINMPYFPHECWDANILHE; encoded by the exons ATGCATCTTCTCTATAACTTAAAg GTGGCAGTTGGAGATTATAAGAAGCAGCATTCTATGATGCTGAGCTTCTGTTATCTGTTTCTTCTACTAAATCTCATCATGTATCAGGTAT GTATGTCTGCAAAGCACGATCAAAATGCAAGCAAAAGGAAGAGATCCGATACTGTTaaagaagatgatgattcacCATCCTGGTCGATCCCAGATATTCTTTTATTAATCATGATGCGGCTGGGAATTGTCGACTTTCTTGCATTCAGCGGTGTGTGCAAGTTGTGGCGGACAATCGCACTCACAAACAGGAAAGAGTTCCTGTTGTCTAGACAACGGATGGCCATACGCATCTCCACTCGAGTGGCTAATAGAAAAGAGTGCTGGTTAGAGGACTGTGACGGAAGAGTGTTCCGGACCATCCTTCCCCGTTCTAGCGGCAGGACCTGTGTCGGGTTAGTTTCTGGTTACGTGATCTTGTTCGGGAGGAAAACCCGTGATTTCCGGCTTGTAAATCCTATCACAAGGCATGAAGTTAATTTCCCTCGTTTCCCCTTTCACGTGGTTGTTGGTCCAAACGCCTTTCAGGGTACCCTCGTCTTTTCACGAACAGCAGATAGGTGGGTGTTTGTGATCTCATCCCGACACTCGAGGACAGTATCGTTCTCGTTTAATGGTAAACGAGGCAGCTGGACTCATCTGTCATCCGATGTCCCAATCAGTGATTTAGCATTTTTTAAAGGAAAGATATATACCCTGAACAAAGACATTGGTTTATGTGAAGTGAGACTCGGTCCTAACCCCACCTTGACACCGCTaaaaatgaagaattctttgacGTCACATGTCTTGCTTCCAGAGTTTGGAATTTTCGGTGAAAAGCTGTTTGTGACAGGTTACCGGCCATACGATCCGTTCCCTGTTGAAGTCGACGTTGACGAAGTGAGATGGGTGATTAAAAAACCAGAATTCTGCGAGGATCCTGACATGCTATACCGGTGGGTTAGTTACGTTAATCGCAGTGGTGAAGGTAGAAAAACGCGTGTGATAAACATGCCATACTTCCCTCATGAATGTTGGGATGCTAATATCCTACATGAGTGA
- the LOC110916071 gene encoding uncharacterized protein LOC110916071 isoform X2, which yields MSAKHDQNASKRKRSDTVKEDDDSPSWSIPDILLLIMMRLGIVDFLAFSGVCKLWRTIALTNRKEFLLSRQRMAIRISTRVANRKECWLEDCDGRVFRTILPRSSGRTCVGLVSGYVILFGRKTRDFRLVNPITRHEVNFPRFPFHVVVGPNAFQGTLVFSRTADRWVFVISSRHSRTVSFSFNGKRGSWTHLSSDVPISDLAFFKGKIYTLNKDIGLCEVRLGPNPTLTPLKMKNSLTSHVLLPEFGIFGEKLFVTGYRPYDPFPVEVDVDEVRWVIKKPEFCEDPDMLYRWVSYVNRSGEGRKTRVINMPYFPHECWDANILHE from the coding sequence ATGTCTGCAAAGCACGATCAAAATGCAAGCAAAAGGAAGAGATCCGATACTGTTaaagaagatgatgattcacCATCCTGGTCGATCCCAGATATTCTTTTATTAATCATGATGCGGCTGGGAATTGTCGACTTTCTTGCATTCAGCGGTGTGTGCAAGTTGTGGCGGACAATCGCACTCACAAACAGGAAAGAGTTCCTGTTGTCTAGACAACGGATGGCCATACGCATCTCCACTCGAGTGGCTAATAGAAAAGAGTGCTGGTTAGAGGACTGTGACGGAAGAGTGTTCCGGACCATCCTTCCCCGTTCTAGCGGCAGGACCTGTGTCGGGTTAGTTTCTGGTTACGTGATCTTGTTCGGGAGGAAAACCCGTGATTTCCGGCTTGTAAATCCTATCACAAGGCATGAAGTTAATTTCCCTCGTTTCCCCTTTCACGTGGTTGTTGGTCCAAACGCCTTTCAGGGTACCCTCGTCTTTTCACGAACAGCAGATAGGTGGGTGTTTGTGATCTCATCCCGACACTCGAGGACAGTATCGTTCTCGTTTAATGGTAAACGAGGCAGCTGGACTCATCTGTCATCCGATGTCCCAATCAGTGATTTAGCATTTTTTAAAGGAAAGATATATACCCTGAACAAAGACATTGGTTTATGTGAAGTGAGACTCGGTCCTAACCCCACCTTGACACCGCTaaaaatgaagaattctttgacGTCACATGTCTTGCTTCCAGAGTTTGGAATTTTCGGTGAAAAGCTGTTTGTGACAGGTTACCGGCCATACGATCCGTTCCCTGTTGAAGTCGACGTTGACGAAGTGAGATGGGTGATTAAAAAACCAGAATTCTGCGAGGATCCTGACATGCTATACCGGTGGGTTAGTTACGTTAATCGCAGTGGTGAAGGTAGAAAAACGCGTGTGATAAACATGCCATACTTCCCTCATGAATGTTGGGATGCTAATATCCTACATGAGTGA